In a single window of the Pseudomonas entomophila genome:
- the benC gene encoding benzoate 1,2-dioxygenase electron transfer component BenC, giving the protein MSFQIALNFEDGVTRFIEADGHETVADAAYRQGINIPLDCRDGACGTCKCKAESGRYDLGDNFIEDALSEDEIAEGYVLTCQMRAESDCVVRIPASSQLCKTEQASFEAAISDVRQLSASTIALSIKGEALSRLAFLPGQYVNLKVPGSEQSRAYSFSSLQKDGEVSFLIRNVPGGLMSSFLTGLAKAGDSMTLAGPLGSFYLRPIQRPLLLLAGGTGLAPFTAMLEKIAEQGSAHPLHLIYGVTNDFDLVELDRLQALAARIANFTFSACVANPDSQYPQKGYVTEHIAPGHLNDGDVDVYLCGPPPMVEAVSLYLREQGISPANFYFEKFAAAA; this is encoded by the coding sequence ATGAGCTTCCAGATCGCACTGAATTTCGAAGACGGGGTCACCCGTTTCATCGAGGCTGACGGCCATGAGACCGTGGCCGACGCTGCCTACCGCCAGGGCATCAACATCCCGCTGGACTGCCGTGACGGTGCTTGTGGCACCTGCAAGTGCAAGGCCGAATCGGGGCGCTACGACCTGGGTGACAACTTCATCGAGGATGCCCTGAGCGAGGACGAGATCGCCGAAGGCTACGTGCTGACCTGCCAGATGCGCGCCGAGTCGGATTGCGTGGTGCGCATCCCGGCGTCGTCGCAGCTGTGCAAGACCGAACAGGCCAGCTTCGAGGCGGCCATCAGCGACGTACGCCAGCTGTCGGCGAGCACCATCGCCCTGTCGATCAAGGGCGAGGCACTGAGCCGCCTGGCGTTCCTGCCGGGCCAGTACGTCAACCTCAAGGTGCCGGGCAGCGAGCAGAGCCGCGCCTATTCGTTCAGCTCGCTGCAGAAGGATGGCGAGGTCAGCTTCCTGATCCGCAATGTACCGGGGGGGCTGATGAGCAGCTTCCTGACCGGCCTGGCCAAGGCCGGCGACAGCATGACCCTGGCCGGCCCCCTGGGCAGTTTCTACCTGCGTCCGATCCAGCGCCCGCTGTTGCTGCTGGCCGGCGGCACGGGCCTGGCGCCGTTCACCGCGATGCTGGAGAAGATCGCCGAGCAGGGCAGCGCGCACCCGTTGCACCTGATCTACGGCGTCACCAACGACTTCGACCTGGTCGAGCTGGACCGCTTGCAGGCCCTGGCCGCACGGATTGCCAACTTCACCTTCAGCGCCTGCGTGGCCAACCCCGACAGCCAGTACCCGCAGAAGGGCTATGTGACCGAGCACATTGCGCCGGGCCACCTCAACGACGGCGACGTGGACGTTTACCTGTGCGGGCCGCCGCCGATGGTCGAGGCCGTCAGCTTGTACCTGCGCGAGCAGGGCATCAGCCCGGCCAACTTCTACTTCGAGAAGTTCGCCGCGGCGGCCTGA
- the benB gene encoding benzoate 1,2-dioxygenase small subunit produces the protein MSLHDTVRDFLYREARYLDDAQWDQWLELYASDATFWMPCWGDDDTLTEDPQSEISLIWYGNRGGLEDRVFRIKTERSSATVPDTRTSHNLSNIEVVEAGEGMCQVRFNWHTLSFRYKTTDSYFGTSFYTLDLRGEQPLIKAKKVVLKNDYVRQVIDIYHI, from the coding sequence ATGAGCCTGCATGACACCGTGCGCGACTTTCTCTACCGCGAGGCGCGCTACCTGGACGATGCCCAGTGGGACCAATGGCTGGAGCTGTACGCCAGCGACGCGACCTTCTGGATGCCATGCTGGGGTGACGACGACACGCTGACCGAAGACCCGCAAAGCGAGATCTCGCTGATCTGGTACGGCAACCGTGGCGGCCTGGAAGATCGGGTGTTCCGCATCAAGACCGAGCGCTCCAGCGCCACCGTGCCGGACACCCGCACCTCGCACAACCTGAGCAACATCGAGGTCGTCGAGGCGGGCGAGGGCATGTGCCAGGTGCGCTTCAACTGGCACACCCTGAGCTTTCGCTACAAGACCACCGACAGCTACTTCGGCACCAGTTTCTACACCCTCGACCTGCGCGGCGAGCAGCCGCTTATCAAGGCGAAGAAGGTGGTGCTGAAGAACGACTACGTGCGTCAGGTCATCGACATCTACCACATCTGA
- a CDS encoding 1,6-dihydroxycyclohexa-2,4-diene-1-carboxylate dehydrogenase — MNPRFQGKVALVTGAAQGIGRAVCWRLKAEGAQVVAVDRSELVHELAGEGVLTLTADLERHDDCARVMAAAVDTLGRLDILVNNVGGTIWAKPFGHYTVEQIEAEVRRSLFPTLWCCHAALPYMLERGSGAIVNVSSIATRGVNRVPYGAAKGGVNALTACLAFETAGRGIRVNATAPGGTEAPPRRIPRNEAQQSEQERAWYQQIVDQTVASSLMKRYGSLDEQVGAILFLASDEASYITGVTLPVGGGDLG, encoded by the coding sequence ATGAACCCAAGATTCCAAGGCAAGGTCGCCCTGGTCACCGGCGCCGCCCAGGGCATCGGCCGCGCCGTGTGCTGGCGGCTCAAGGCCGAAGGCGCGCAGGTGGTGGCGGTGGACCGCTCCGAGCTGGTCCATGAACTGGCCGGCGAGGGCGTACTCACCCTCACTGCCGACCTGGAGCGCCACGACGACTGCGCCAGGGTCATGGCCGCCGCGGTGGACACACTCGGCCGCCTCGACATCCTGGTCAACAACGTCGGCGGCACTATCTGGGCCAAGCCCTTCGGGCACTACACGGTCGAGCAGATCGAAGCCGAAGTGCGCCGCTCGTTGTTCCCCACCCTGTGGTGCTGCCACGCCGCGCTGCCGTACATGCTCGAGCGCGGCAGCGGTGCCATCGTCAACGTTTCGTCCATCGCCACCCGTGGCGTCAACCGCGTGCCTTACGGCGCGGCCAAGGGCGGTGTCAACGCGCTCACTGCCTGCCTGGCGTTCGAGACCGCCGGGCGCGGCATCCGGGTCAACGCCACCGCCCCCGGCGGCACCGAGGCACCGCCCCGGCGCATTCCCCGCAACGAAGCCCAACAGAGCGAGCAGGAGCGGGCCTGGTACCAGCAGATCGTCGACCAGACCGTGGCCAGCAGCCTGATGAAACGCTACGGCAGCCTCGACGAACAGGTCGGCGCGATCCTGTTCCTGGCCTCCGACGAGGCCTCGTACATCACCGGCGTGACCCTGCCGGTGGGCGGTGGCGACCTCGGCTGA